Proteins encoded by one window of Bauldia sp.:
- a CDS encoding MFS transporter: protein MPNPEDSATRSAFRHVGFRNFWIARFLATFAIQIVSVSIGWQIYALTSNPLDLGLVGLVQFLPALLLVLVTGNVSDRYNRRAIMGLGQLAEALVAGTVLVLTVSGLITPTWIFALLFVFGVSRAFMNPASSSLVPNLVPPQDLASAIALSTSSWQVANIVGPAVGGLLYGIGPGVAYSVAFLFFVGATVFIALVPKPAQKTMSEPRTWTTVVAGFRYVWHEKVVLGAISLDLFAVLLGGAVALLPAYARDILVTGPWGLGVLRSASGFGAILMAGYLTLRPVRDRAGVLMFTAVAFFGVFTLVFGLSRSVWLSALALALAGAADMISVYIRETLLQLWTPDEVRGRVNAVNSVFIGASNELGEFRAGTVAALIGVVPAVVMGGIGTLAVAGLWAWWFPDIRRVRRLDRRA from the coding sequence TTGCCCAACCCGGAGGACAGCGCGACGCGGAGCGCCTTCCGCCACGTCGGCTTCCGCAATTTCTGGATTGCGCGCTTCCTCGCCACGTTTGCCATCCAGATCGTCAGCGTCTCGATCGGCTGGCAGATCTATGCGCTGACCTCGAATCCGCTCGACCTCGGCCTCGTCGGCCTCGTCCAGTTTCTGCCCGCGCTGCTGCTCGTGCTGGTCACCGGCAACGTGTCGGACCGCTACAATCGCCGCGCCATCATGGGTCTCGGCCAGCTCGCCGAGGCGCTCGTCGCCGGCACCGTGCTGGTGCTCACCGTCTCGGGCCTGATCACGCCGACCTGGATCTTCGCGCTGCTCTTCGTCTTCGGCGTTTCGCGCGCCTTCATGAACCCCGCGTCGTCCTCCCTCGTCCCCAATCTCGTACCGCCGCAGGATCTGGCGAGCGCCATCGCGCTGTCGACGAGTTCCTGGCAGGTGGCCAACATTGTCGGCCCGGCGGTGGGCGGCCTGCTCTACGGCATCGGCCCGGGCGTCGCCTATTCGGTCGCGTTCCTTTTCTTCGTCGGCGCTACGGTGTTCATCGCGCTCGTCCCGAAGCCGGCGCAGAAGACGATGTCGGAGCCGCGCACGTGGACCACGGTCGTCGCCGGCTTCCGTTACGTCTGGCACGAGAAGGTCGTGCTCGGCGCTATCTCGCTCGACCTGTTCGCCGTGCTGCTCGGCGGCGCCGTCGCGCTGCTGCCCGCCTACGCCCGCGACATCCTGGTCACCGGCCCGTGGGGCCTCGGCGTGCTGCGCTCGGCGAGCGGCTTCGGCGCGATCCTCATGGCCGGCTACCTGACGCTCCGTCCGGTGCGCGATCGCGCCGGCGTGCTGATGTTCACCGCCGTCGCCTTCTTTGGCGTCTTCACCCTCGTCTTCGGCCTCTCGCGCTCGGTCTGGCTTTCCGCGCTGGCGCTGGCGCTCGCCGGCGCCGCCGACATGATCAGCGTCTACATCCGCGAGACGCTGCTCCAGCTCTGGACGCCGGACGAGGTGCGCGGCCGCGTCAACGCGGTGAACTCCGTCTTCATCGGCGCGTCGAACGAGCTCGGCGAATTCCGCGCCGGCACGGTGGCGGCCCTCATCGGCGTCGTCCCCGCCGTCGTCATGGGCGGCATCGGCACGCTTGCCGTCGCCGGATTGTGGGCGTGGTGGTTCCCCGACATCCGCCGCGTCCGAAGACTCGATCGCCGCGCCTAG
- a CDS encoding GFA family protein has protein sequence MAAIRITGGCQCGAVRYALHAAPTHPNICYCRMCQKQFGNIFGAFAGVRTEEFAVTRGALAWFQSSDSAQRGFCRDCGTPLAYQFHDRPRISVSLGSLDEPERIKPEHQYGVEGRVSWIAEILTLPETMTGSDDAPERYERIRRTNRQHPDHDTAVWPPAS, from the coding sequence ATGGCAGCGATCAGGATCACAGGCGGGTGCCAGTGCGGCGCGGTGCGCTATGCGCTCCATGCCGCGCCGACCCACCCCAACATCTGCTATTGCCGCATGTGCCAGAAGCAGTTCGGCAATATTTTCGGGGCCTTCGCCGGCGTGCGCACGGAGGAGTTCGCAGTCACCCGCGGCGCGCTCGCGTGGTTCCAGAGCTCGGACAGCGCTCAGCGCGGGTTCTGCCGCGATTGCGGCACTCCCCTCGCCTATCAGTTTCACGACCGCCCGCGCATCTCGGTGTCGCTGGGCTCGCTCGACGAGCCGGAGCGGATCAAGCCGGAGCACCAATACGGCGTCGAAGGACGCGTGTCGTGGATCGCGGAGATACTGACGCTGCCCGAGACAATGACCGGCAGCGACGACGCGCCGGAACGCTACGAGCGGATACGGCGGACCAACCGCCAGCACCCGGACCACGACACGGCGGTATGGCCGCCGGCGAGCTAG
- a CDS encoding SH3 domain-containing protein, producing MSRIAFLALAGLVAAAVPAHAEFFGWQVANVESWDVLNVRAAPTSGADILVGYPNATPLSLTGKCTGGLKLDNINGWPKDQQASAVRYLWCEAWVDPVGNGNWQSGWVYGKYIAPL from the coding sequence ATGAGCCGCATCGCGTTTCTCGCCCTCGCCGGCCTCGTCGCGGCCGCCGTCCCCGCCCATGCCGAATTCTTCGGCTGGCAGGTCGCCAACGTCGAAAGCTGGGACGTGCTGAACGTCCGCGCCGCGCCGACTTCCGGCGCAGATATCCTCGTCGGCTACCCCAACGCCACGCCGCTCAGCCTGACCGGCAAATGCACCGGCGGCCTGAAGCTCGACAACATCAACGGCTGGCCGAAGGATCAGCAGGCATCAGCCGTGCGCTACCTGTGGTGCGAGGCCTGGGTCGATCCGGTCGGAAACGGCAACTGGCAGTCCGGCTGGGTATACGGAAAGTATATCGCGCCGCTGTAA
- a CDS encoding SDR family oxidoreductase has product MAALVIPDLAGKRVLITGASTGIGAVVAKAFAAQGAKVALHYNASREAAEAVAAEIKRAGGSVVLVHGDMGSAAGSRAVVDDAAKALGGLDGLINNAGGMLGRKPMGEITDEHYDNVMDLNARSVWVATQAAVPHLKQAGGGFIINTSSVAARSGGGGGSVLYASSKGFVSSMTHGLSKEFIGARIRINAVAPGVIDTPFHERYSNAEQMKSMIATIPQGRTGTAEECVGAYLFLASEALSSYVVGQVIEVNGGQLMP; this is encoded by the coding sequence ATGGCTGCCCTCGTCATTCCCGACCTCGCCGGCAAGCGCGTGCTCATCACCGGCGCCTCGACCGGCATCGGCGCGGTCGTCGCCAAGGCTTTCGCGGCGCAGGGCGCCAAAGTCGCGCTCCACTACAACGCCAGCCGCGAGGCGGCCGAGGCGGTGGCGGCCGAGATCAAGAGAGCCGGCGGCAGCGTCGTGCTCGTTCACGGCGACATGGGGAGCGCGGCGGGGAGCCGGGCGGTGGTCGACGACGCCGCCAAGGCGCTCGGCGGGCTCGACGGCCTGATCAATAACGCCGGCGGCATGCTCGGGCGGAAGCCTATGGGCGAGATCACCGACGAGCACTACGACAACGTGATGGACCTGAACGCCCGCTCGGTGTGGGTCGCGACGCAGGCGGCGGTCCCGCATCTCAAGCAGGCGGGCGGCGGCTTCATCATCAACACGAGTTCGGTCGCGGCGCGCTCGGGCGGCGGCGGCGGCTCCGTGCTCTACGCCTCGTCCAAGGGATTCGTGTCGAGCATGACGCACGGCCTCTCGAAGGAATTCATCGGCGCCAGGATCCGCATCAACGCGGTGGCGCCGGGCGTCATCGACACGCCGTTCCACGAGCGCTACTCGAATGCGGAGCAGATGAAGTCGATGATCGCGACGATCCCGCAGGGACGCACCGGCACCGCCGAGGAATGCGTCGGCGCGTACCTGTTCCTCGCCTCGGAGGCATTGTCGAGCTACGTCGTCGGGCAGGTGATCGAGGTCAACGGCGGGCAGTTGATGCCGTAG
- a CDS encoding ABC transporter ATP-binding protein, which translates to MNAIAPALELRGLAKTFDRPAVDHLDLTVRAGEFYALLGPNGAGKTTTLRMVVGLLRPDDGSIKVQGIDALADPVAAKRQMAWVSDEPMIYDKLTPLEYLEFVAGLWGVESEKAEATANQLIDWLGLRPHADERCEGFSRGMRQKVALAGALVHDPSLIILDEPLTGLDAGTARQVKDLLQARVKAGGTVIMTTHILEVAERMAERIGVLTNGRLVAEGNLAELRLRAGRGGSLEDVFLTLVGDSAAA; encoded by the coding sequence ATGAACGCCATCGCTCCCGCCCTCGAACTCCGCGGGCTTGCCAAGACCTTCGACCGCCCGGCCGTCGACCATCTCGACCTGACCGTCCGCGCCGGCGAGTTTTACGCCCTGCTTGGCCCGAACGGCGCCGGCAAGACCACGACGCTCCGCATGGTCGTCGGTCTTCTCCGTCCCGACGACGGCAGCATCAAGGTGCAGGGCATCGACGCGCTCGCCGATCCCGTCGCCGCCAAGCGCCAGATGGCGTGGGTCTCCGACGAGCCGATGATCTACGACAAGCTGACGCCGCTGGAATATCTCGAATTCGTCGCCGGCCTGTGGGGCGTCGAGTCGGAAAAGGCCGAGGCGACCGCCAACCAGTTGATCGACTGGCTCGGCCTGCGTCCTCACGCCGACGAACGCTGCGAGGGCTTCTCGCGCGGCATGCGCCAGAAGGTGGCGCTCGCCGGCGCGCTCGTCCACGATCCATCGCTGATCATCCTCGACGAGCCGCTCACCGGCCTCGACGCCGGCACGGCGCGCCAGGTCAAGGACCTGCTGCAGGCGCGCGTCAAGGCCGGTGGCACGGTCATCATGACGACGCACATCCTGGAAGTCGCCGAGCGCATGGCCGAGCGGATCGGCGTGCTCACCAACGGCCGCCTCGTCGCCGAGGGCAACCTCGCCGAGCTGCGCCTGCGCGCCGGCCGCGGCGGCAGCCTCGAGGACGTGTTCCTCACCCTCGTCGGCGACAGCGCCGCGGCATGA
- a CDS encoding RimK family protein, translated as MADWVILVDSPRDFPNADTPHKVITTKDYLARTNLFRGSRPKMINLSRSFNYQSRGYYCSLLAEARGHRVMPSVETMVDLGARQLYAQALPELDDSLSKALAAAEDKTTPHRLLSYFGTIADHRFDRFGRLLFDWFRCPVLEVTIENGGRPQIKKLAALSITRLTPEELVDFHAALHNHTTREWKSKKDRATPRYSFAVLYNPQEELPPSSLASLKHWSRIAEKFGVEVEPITRRDLPRLAEFDALFIRETTSIDDHTYRFARRAMQEGMPVIDDPISMIRCTNKIYLHELMTSNGIAVPPTVILAGMHDLTRAADELGFPMVLKVPDSSFSRGVKKVDNVAELNTLAKEWFEDTDLLLAQQFMPTTFDWRVGVLGGKPIFVCQYMMAKKHWQIVKHGADGHLIEGAHNTIALSEAPPEVVDIGLRAAQLIGQGLYGVDIKQTPHGIFVVEVNDNPNIEHGVEDQAEKDQVWIELTRWFTDRLDN; from the coding sequence GTGGCCGACTGGGTCATCCTCGTCGACTCGCCGCGCGATTTTCCGAACGCCGACACGCCGCACAAGGTCATCACCACCAAGGATTACCTGGCGCGCACCAATCTCTTCCGCGGCTCGCGCCCGAAGATGATCAACCTGTCGCGCTCGTTCAACTATCAGAGCCGCGGCTACTACTGCTCGCTGCTCGCCGAGGCGCGCGGCCATCGCGTCATGCCCTCGGTCGAGACGATGGTCGACCTCGGCGCCCGCCAGCTTTACGCCCAGGCGCTGCCCGAGCTCGACGACTCGCTGTCGAAGGCCCTCGCCGCCGCCGAAGACAAGACCACGCCGCATCGGCTGCTCTCCTATTTCGGCACCATCGCCGACCATCGCTTCGATCGCTTCGGCCGCCTCCTGTTCGACTGGTTCCGCTGCCCGGTGCTGGAAGTCACGATCGAGAACGGCGGCCGCCCGCAGATCAAGAAGCTGGCAGCGCTGTCGATCACCAGACTGACGCCGGAGGAGCTGGTCGACTTCCACGCCGCGCTCCACAACCACACGACGCGCGAGTGGAAATCGAAGAAGGATCGCGCCACGCCGCGCTATTCCTTCGCGGTCCTCTACAATCCGCAGGAGGAACTGCCGCCTTCGAGCCTCGCCAGCCTCAAGCACTGGTCGCGCATTGCCGAAAAATTCGGCGTCGAAGTCGAGCCGATCACGCGCCGCGACCTGCCGCGCCTCGCCGAGTTCGATGCGCTGTTCATTCGCGAGACGACGTCGATCGACGACCACACCTACCGGTTCGCTCGCCGCGCCATGCAGGAAGGCATGCCGGTCATCGACGACCCGATCTCGATGATCCGCTGCACCAACAAGATCTACCTGCACGAGCTGATGACCTCTAACGGCATCGCCGTGCCGCCGACCGTCATCCTCGCCGGCATGCACGACCTGACGCGCGCCGCCGACGAGCTCGGCTTCCCGATGGTGCTGAAGGTGCCCGACTCGTCCTTCTCGCGCGGCGTCAAGAAGGTCGACAACGTCGCCGAACTGAACACGCTGGCTAAGGAATGGTTCGAGGACACCGACCTGCTGCTCGCCCAGCAGTTCATGCCGACGACGTTCGACTGGCGCGTCGGCGTGCTCGGCGGCAAACCGATTTTCGTCTGCCAGTACATGATGGCCAAGAAGCACTGGCAGATCGTCAAGCACGGCGCCGACGGCCACCTGATCGAGGGCGCGCACAACACCATCGCGCTGTCCGAGGCGCCGCCCGAGGTCGTCGACATCGGCCTGCGCGCCGCGCAACTGATCGGGCAGGGCCTCTACGGCGTCGATATCAAGCAGACGCCGCACGGCATCTTCGTCGTCGAGGTGAACGACAACCCGAACATCGAGCACGGCGTCGAGGACCAGGCCGAGAAGGACCAGGTCTGGATTGAACTGACGCGCTGGTTCACGGATCGGCTGGATAACTAG
- a CDS encoding DMT family transporter has protein sequence MTATASDAAPPRGAFWPAFAALLGGAVAMGVSPIFVRLADVGPFASAFYRVFLALPVLYAWMRVEEARAPSPDLSPRFSGPIVATALFFTADLFFWHLAILNTTVANATFFATTAPVWVVIFGWLVYRRRVSAAALGGLGLCLLGGLALIGQSFALAPERLVGDGLAAATAVFFGGYFLAVEKARERHRAAFVTFYMSVITTVLLAVVALGAQFFLGQRFLPMDFRGWAILIALAWVSHAGGQGLLTVALGALPAMFSSLVIFLEALAAAGLGWLILSERVTLLQAVGGLVIVAGIWIARPRERKPDIGEAAL, from the coding sequence ATGACCGCGACTGCTTCCGACGCCGCGCCGCCGCGCGGTGCCTTCTGGCCCGCCTTCGCCGCCCTGCTGGGCGGCGCCGTCGCCATGGGTGTCTCGCCGATCTTCGTCCGCCTTGCCGACGTCGGCCCCTTTGCCTCGGCCTTCTACCGCGTGTTCCTCGCGCTTCCGGTTCTCTACGCCTGGATGCGGGTCGAGGAGGCGCGGGCGCCCTCCCCCGACCTGTCGCCGCGCTTCTCGGGGCCGATCGTCGCCACCGCGCTGTTCTTCACGGCGGACCTGTTCTTCTGGCATCTCGCCATTCTCAACACGACCGTCGCCAACGCCACCTTCTTCGCCACCACGGCGCCGGTCTGGGTCGTGATCTTCGGCTGGCTGGTCTATCGCCGGCGCGTCTCGGCGGCGGCGCTTGGCGGGCTGGGCCTCTGCCTGCTCGGCGGGCTGGCCCTCATCGGCCAGTCGTTTGCCCTCGCCCCGGAGCGGCTGGTCGGCGACGGTCTGGCAGCGGCGACCGCGGTGTTTTTCGGCGGCTATTTTCTGGCGGTCGAGAAGGCGCGCGAGCGCCACCGGGCGGCATTCGTGACTTTCTACATGAGCGTCATCACGACGGTCCTGCTGGCGGTGGTTGCGCTGGGCGCGCAATTTTTTCTCGGGCAGCGTTTCCTGCCGATGGACTTTCGCGGCTGGGCGATCCTGATCGCGCTTGCCTGGGTCAGCCACGCCGGCGGCCAGGGGCTGCTGACCGTGGCGCTTGGCGCGCTGCCGGCGATGTTTTCCTCGCTCGTCATTTTCCTCGAGGCGCTGGCCGCCGCAGGGCTCGGCTGGCTCATCCTCAGCGAGCGGGTGACGCTGCTCCAGGCGGTCGGCGGCCTCGTGATCGTCGCCGGCATCTGGATTGCGCGGCCGCGCGAGCGCAAGCCCGATATCGGCGAGGCGGCGCTGTGA
- a CDS encoding N-acetyltransferase translates to MQIRDAEDADLDGLQALEARSFASDRIARRSLRRLIDGPSASLRVAVKRGELQGYHLVLFRKGSLVARLYSIAVDDRHRGAGVGASLLADALSVARDRGCDVLRLEVREDNAAAISLYERRGFTPIGRYADYYADGTDALRYEKTLATVRKRRSK, encoded by the coding sequence GTGCAGATACGTGACGCGGAAGACGCAGACCTTGACGGTCTCCAGGCGCTCGAGGCGCGGTCTTTCGCATCCGACCGCATCGCCCGCCGCAGTCTCAGGCGCCTCATCGACGGACCGAGCGCGAGCCTTCGCGTCGCCGTCAAGCGCGGGGAACTTCAGGGCTACCATCTGGTTCTGTTCCGGAAGGGTTCGTTGGTCGCCCGCCTTTATTCCATCGCTGTCGATGACAGGCACCGCGGTGCCGGTGTGGGCGCAAGCCTCCTCGCCGATGCCCTGTCGGTCGCGCGCGATCGCGGGTGCGATGTGCTGAGGCTCGAAGTGCGCGAAGACAACGCCGCCGCGATAAGCTTGTACGAGCGCCGCGGCTTCACGCCGATCGGGCGCTACGCCGACTACTACGCCGATGGCACTGACGCGCTGCGCTACGAGAAGACGTTGGCGACGGTGCGCAAGAGGCGGAGCAAGTGA